The following are from one region of the Alicyclobacillus fastidiosus genome:
- a CDS encoding carbohydrate ABC transporter permease yields MQRKMTGGRRVFTIVNVLFLALIASTMIVPLWNALAESFSSNLGSMQPGILMWPRHFSLSGYQTVWTVLDLWKPFENSVLVSVSGTLLHVLLSTLAGYALAQPSLPGRRVISGLILVTMMIPFEAIMIPFYVTIQQFGLLNTLIALILSGAVSGFSIILMKNFFQSIPTDILDAAKIDGAGHFRCLWRVYIPLSKAGLATVTLFEFVSRWNNLLTTVLLINDSSKNTLQVALNGLVNEGSATSSGNLVTTNVKMAGIIIAVLPLMLAYPFVQKYFVKGIFLGASKE; encoded by the coding sequence ATGCAACGTAAAATGACTGGCGGACGTCGGGTTTTTACCATCGTGAACGTATTGTTTCTCGCGCTCATCGCTTCCACAATGATCGTCCCGTTGTGGAACGCGCTGGCTGAATCGTTCAGTTCTAACCTCGGATCGATGCAGCCAGGCATCCTGATGTGGCCCCGTCACTTCAGTTTGTCTGGGTACCAAACGGTTTGGACGGTCTTAGATCTCTGGAAGCCATTTGAAAACAGCGTGTTGGTCTCCGTGTCGGGGACTTTGCTTCACGTGCTGTTGTCGACGTTGGCTGGCTATGCATTAGCCCAGCCATCATTGCCGGGACGGCGCGTTATTTCGGGTCTCATTTTGGTCACCATGATGATTCCGTTTGAAGCTATCATGATCCCGTTTTACGTGACCATCCAGCAATTTGGACTGCTCAATACCTTAATCGCATTGATCCTGTCGGGTGCCGTCTCAGGGTTTAGTATCATCTTGATGAAAAATTTCTTTCAGTCTATTCCCACAGACATATTGGACGCCGCCAAAATCGATGGCGCGGGCCACTTTCGCTGTTTGTGGCGCGTGTATATTCCTCTCTCCAAAGCTGGGTTGGCCACGGTCACATTATTCGAGTTTGTCTCGCGTTGGAACAATCTTTTGACCACTGTGTTGCTAATCAACGACTCGAGTAAGAATACGCTTCAAGTGGCCCTCAACGGTCTGGTGAATGAAGGCTCTGCCACTTCAAGTGGCAATCTGGTCACCACTAACGTCAAAATGGCCGGGATCATCATCGCCGTCCTGCCCTTGATGCTGGCTTATCCGTTTGTTCAAAAGTACTTTGTCAAAGGCATTTTTCTAGGTGCAAGCAAAGAATAG